Genomic window (Achromobacter sp. B7):
GCTTGCCCACCCTGCTGGTCAGCCCGGTTGACCTGCCCAGCCGCGAGCGGTTGCTGCGTGACTTCGAGCAGGCCTTGAACGCCTGGCAACAGCGCCAGCCCGCTGGCGCCGAGCGCGCGCGACGCACGCACTTCTATGGTTCCGCCGGGGGCCGCGTGGTGGGCGGGTTCATCACCGCGGTGGGCGTGGCGGCGGCAGCGCTGGCCATGAACCTGCGCGAACCGTCGATCTCGTTGGCAATCGTGGGGGGGCTGGGCGCACTGTTCGGCCTGACGATGCTGCTGGGCAGACGCGGCTGAAAGCGCCGCCTGGGGCAGTACAAAATGTTGCTTGTCGCCCCGCATCCCCTTGCTAGCATGGTTCAGCCGGAATCACCCGGCAGAACGATGCAATAGTTGGAGGTTGCCATGAACTCAAGAACAATGATCAACCGGATGGCCGTGGTGGCGGCGGCAGGGGCGCTGCTGGCGGGCTGTGCAACGCAACAGCAAACCAATACCGCGGTCGGTACGGGCGCGGGCGCGGCGGTGGGCGCCGGCATCGGCGCGTTGATCGGCCACGGCAAGGGCGCGGCAATCGGCGCGGGCATTGGCGCCGTGGCGGGCGGACTGGTCGGCTACAACTGGAAGGTGGTCAAGGAAGATGTGCAGCAGTCCGGCGCATCCTCGTTGGGCATCGACGTGGTCGAAATGCCCGATGGCAGCCTCAAGGTCAACATCCCCAGCGGCGTGTCGTTCGACACGGACAAGACGCAGCTCAAGCCGGCCCTGCTGCCGGTGCTGGACAGC
Coding sequences:
- a CDS encoding OmpA family protein → MNSRTMINRMAVVAAAGALLAGCATQQQTNTAVGTGAGAAVGAGIGALIGHGKGAAIGAGIGAVAGGLVGYNWKVVKEDVQQSGASSLGIDVVEMPDGSLKVNIPSGVSFDTDKTQLKPALLPVLDSVARSLNQHPELRTKVVGHTDSTGALAHNQTLSINRAKSVTDYLAKQGVASGRMAVEGRGPSDPIGDNATAEGRALNRRVEIYLYAVKQ